A portion of the Novosphingobium sp. KA1 genome contains these proteins:
- the hemC gene encoding hydroxymethylbilane synthase, translating into MTTPTKTHETHFRLGTRRSPLAIAQAEEARDRLAAAHGIDAAHIEIVAVTASGDRIQDRALAEIGGKALWTKELDAWLASGEIDFAVHSAKDVETIRPEAFTIGAILPREDVRDVLVGAESIRALPQGAIVGTSAPRRAAQLLHARPDCTVVTFRGNVATRLAKLTAGEADATFLAAAGLRRLGETGTGHALDENDWLPAPAQAAIMIECRADDARTRAFLAAVDDAPSHAAVAAERALLAGLGGNCHSPIAVLTRHDGEDLIMRAALYSPDGAEKVEGEARFAATDGTGPAALAARLLARAVPAIAVHFSGAGADS; encoded by the coding sequence ATGACGACGCCAACCAAAACACATGAGACCCATTTCCGCCTTGGCACCCGCCGTTCGCCGCTGGCGATCGCACAGGCCGAGGAAGCACGCGACCGGCTTGCCGCCGCGCATGGAATCGATGCAGCGCATATAGAGATCGTGGCGGTGACCGCCAGCGGCGATCGCATCCAGGACCGGGCGCTTGCCGAAATCGGTGGAAAGGCGCTCTGGACCAAGGAACTCGACGCCTGGCTGGCCAGCGGCGAGATCGATTTTGCGGTCCATTCGGCCAAGGACGTCGAGACGATCCGGCCCGAAGCCTTCACCATCGGCGCGATCCTGCCGCGCGAGGACGTGCGCGACGTGCTGGTCGGCGCCGAATCGATCCGCGCGCTGCCGCAAGGGGCCATCGTCGGCACCAGCGCCCCGCGCCGCGCCGCGCAGCTGCTCCATGCCCGCCCGGACTGCACCGTGGTGACCTTCCGCGGCAATGTCGCCACCCGCCTTGCCAAGCTGACGGCGGGCGAGGCCGACGCCACGTTCCTCGCCGCCGCCGGGCTCCGGCGCCTGGGCGAGACCGGCACCGGCCATGCGCTCGACGAGAACGACTGGCTGCCCGCCCCCGCCCAGGCCGCGATCATGATCGAATGCCGCGCCGATGACGCTCGCACCAGGGCCTTCCTCGCCGCCGTCGACGACGCCCCCAGCCACGCCGCCGTCGCGGCGGAACGCGCGCTGCTGGCCGGCCTCGGCGGCAATTGCCACAGCCCGATCGCGGTGCTGACCCGCCATGACGGTGAGGACCTGATCATGCGCGCGGCCCTCTACAGCCCCGACGGGGCCGAAAAAGTCGAGGGCGAAGCCCGTTTTGCGGCCACCGACGGCACCGGCCCCGCCGCGCTCGCGGCCCGGCTGCTGGCCCGCGCGGTGCCTGCCATCGCCGTGCATTTCAGCGGCGCGGGAGCCGATAGCTGA
- a CDS encoding lipopolysaccharide biosynthesis protein — protein MTDGIIAREEGVRQEKERDDIAALAKGGRTNLFGFFLRLAARIPFLFIAGRASVYGPAALGRFASALVVIELTSMICTMGEKRGLALRLSNSEGKVHPANVVADGSILALLASCAAALFFYLVPAPMFPGGHYTEMDRLMVIAIPPLTMTEIWLAALAYRLRVSPTVWSRAIVEPWTISILAGAMIWLAPHSGLSIAYIGSICAAALTAFIPFVREYGMPQGWRPRPREMRKLAIRSAPIALADTIEWGTRRVDIFLLGFLAPASAVGVYYAAQQVASLPQKLKTSFEPVLGPVITRNLKEKDYAAIARQVCQVGFWITAAQAGIALALGIPGEGVMGLVGREFVGGTGALAFLLAAEVVAATAVVSEAALIYVAKMRNLVVSLVTIGVQAALTFGGILLMQHWGYNSLYQAATAAAALMVSLGFASLVKSHMLARFLGQSINNWRWALVWAAVPAVVIGYLATRFLPEWAELAFGIPAILGAYLLVIWKKAFGPEDRKLFQKTKSA, from the coding sequence TTGACCGACGGCATTATCGCCCGCGAGGAAGGCGTGCGGCAGGAAAAGGAACGCGACGATATCGCGGCGCTCGCCAAGGGTGGGCGGACCAATCTGTTCGGCTTTTTCCTGCGCCTTGCCGCGCGCATCCCGTTCCTGTTCATCGCCGGCCGCGCCTCGGTCTATGGCCCCGCCGCGCTGGGCCGCTTCGCCTCGGCGCTGGTGGTGATCGAACTGACCTCGATGATTTGCACGATGGGCGAAAAGCGCGGCCTCGCGCTGCGCCTGTCGAACAGCGAGGGCAAGGTGCACCCCGCCAATGTGGTGGCGGACGGCTCGATCCTGGCGCTGCTGGCAAGCTGCGCGGCGGCATTGTTCTTCTATCTCGTGCCGGCGCCGATGTTCCCGGGCGGCCATTATACCGAGATGGACCGGCTGATGGTGATCGCCATCCCGCCGCTGACGATGACCGAGATCTGGCTGGCGGCGCTTGCCTATCGGCTGCGGGTCAGCCCGACGGTGTGGTCGCGCGCCATCGTCGAGCCCTGGACGATCTCGATCCTGGCCGGGGCGATGATCTGGCTGGCGCCGCACAGCGGCCTGTCGATCGCCTATATCGGCTCGATCTGCGCGGCGGCGCTGACGGCCTTCATTCCCTTCGTGCGCGAATACGGCATGCCGCAAGGCTGGCGTCCCCGCCCGCGCGAGATGCGCAAGCTGGCGATCCGCTCGGCGCCGATTGCGCTCGCCGACACGATCGAGTGGGGCACCCGCCGCGTCGACATCTTCCTGCTGGGCTTCCTGGCGCCGGCCTCGGCGGTCGGCGTCTATTACGCCGCGCAGCAGGTGGCGAGCCTGCCGCAGAAGCTCAAGACCAGCTTCGAGCCGGTGCTGGGCCCGGTGATCACCCGCAACCTGAAGGAAAAGGACTATGCCGCGATTGCCCGCCAGGTCTGCCAGGTGGGGTTCTGGATCACCGCGGCACAGGCGGGCATCGCGCTGGCTTTGGGGATTCCGGGAGAGGGCGTCATGGGCCTTGTCGGCCGCGAGTTCGTGGGCGGCACCGGGGCGCTGGCGTTCCTGCTGGCGGCCGAAGTGGTGGCGGCCACCGCCGTCGTCAGCGAGGCGGCGCTGATCTACGTCGCCAAGATGCGCAACCTCGTGGTGTCGCTGGTGACCATCGGCGTGCAGGCGGCACTGACTTTCGGCGGTATCCTGCTGATGCAGCACTGGGGCTACAATTCGCTCTACCAGGCGGCGACGGCAGCGGCGGCGCTGATGGTCTCGCTGGGCTTCGCCTCGCTGGTGAAGTCGCACATGCTGGCCAGGTTCCTCGGGCAATCGATCAACAACTGGCGCTGGGCGCTGGTCTGGGCAGCGGTTCCCGCCGTGGTCATCGGCTACCTCGCGACCCGCTTCCTGCCGGAGTGGGCGGAACTGGCCTTCGGCATTCCCGCGATCCTGGGGGCTTATCTACTGGTGATTTGGAAAAAGGCTTTTGGCCCGGAAGACCGCAAGCTGTTCCAGAAAACCAAGTCGGCCTGA
- a CDS encoding NAD(P)H-dependent glycerol-3-phosphate dehydrogenase yields MSAALGVIGAGAWGTALAQAAAGDGSEVLLWTREPELAARINAERCNAVYLPGAALAQGVRATSDLAELASLPALLAVVPAQFLGGVLARLPALGFTGTPRDLVLCAKGIEAGSGRLMAQVAAEAVPGAEIAVLSGPTFAHEVAAGLPTAVTLACSGGRAQWARLSPLIARPALRPYYSDDVTGAEVGGAIKNVLAIACGVAEGLRLGQNARAALIARGYAEMLRFGLARGARAETLSGLCGLGDLVLTCSSTSSRNFSLGLALGEGQTAGQALAGKATVAEGAATAPVLRDLARRDGIEMPIVEAVCRLLEGKAPAAEVVSGILARPLRAEQEPSL; encoded by the coding sequence GTGAGCGCGGCGCTGGGCGTCATCGGCGCCGGGGCCTGGGGCACCGCGCTGGCGCAGGCGGCTGCCGGTGACGGCAGCGAAGTGCTGCTCTGGACGCGCGAGCCGGAGCTTGCCGCGCGCATCAACGCGGAGCGCTGCAATGCGGTCTATCTGCCCGGCGCTGCCTTGGCGCAAGGTGTTCGCGCCACTTCGGATCTCGCCGAACTGGCCAGCTTGCCGGCGCTGCTGGCGGTTGTTCCCGCCCAGTTCCTCGGCGGCGTGCTGGCGCGGCTTCCCGCGCTGGGGTTCACCGGGACGCCGCGCGACCTGGTGCTCTGCGCCAAGGGCATCGAGGCCGGATCGGGACGCCTGATGGCGCAAGTCGCGGCCGAGGCCGTGCCGGGCGCCGAGATCGCGGTGCTCTCCGGCCCGACGTTCGCGCATGAAGTCGCGGCGGGGCTCCCCACCGCGGTCACGCTCGCCTGTTCGGGCGGGAGGGCGCAGTGGGCGCGGCTATCGCCCTTGATCGCAAGGCCCGCCCTGCGACCCTACTACTCCGACGACGTCACCGGCGCGGAAGTCGGCGGGGCGATCAAGAACGTGCTGGCGATTGCCTGCGGCGTGGCGGAAGGGCTGCGGCTCGGCCAGAACGCGCGCGCCGCGCTCATCGCGCGCGGTTATGCGGAAATGCTGCGGTTCGGCCTGGCGCGCGGTGCGCGGGCGGAAACGCTGTCGGGCCTGTGCGGCCTTGGAGATCTTGTGCTGACCTGTTCGTCCACTTCCAGCCGCAATTTCTCGCTCGGCCTCGCGCTGGGCGAGGGGCAGACCGCCGGGCAGGCGCTGGCGGGCAAGGCCACGGTGGCCGAAGGCGCGGCTACCGCGCCGGTGCTGCGCGATCTGGCACGGCGCGATGGCATCGAGATGCCGATCGTCGAGGCGGTGTGCCGCCTGTTGGAAGGCAAGGCGCCTGCCGCCGAAGTGGTCAGCGGCATTCTGGCCCGTCCCCTGCGCGCCGAGCAGGAGCCCAGTCTTTGA
- the tsaD gene encoding tRNA (adenosine(37)-N6)-threonylcarbamoyltransferase complex transferase subunit TsaD → MTTILGIESSCDETAAALVTGDRTILAQRIASQDEAHRPYGGVVPEIAARAHAERLAPLIEATLADAGMTLDDVDAIAATAGPGLIGGVMVGLVTAKALAMATGKPLIAINHLEGHALSPRLADGDLQYPYLLLLVSGGHCQILLVEGVGKFRRLATTIDDALGEAFDKSAKLLGLGYPGGPAMERLALAGDAKKVPLPRPLKGSDEPHFSFAGLKSAVMRAKQSGQYSDADIAASFQQAAIDCLIDRARRALAAAGPVNALVVAGGVAANKAIRGALEALASEHDLDFVAPPLALCTDNAAMIAWAGAERFALGQSDPLDVAARPRWPLDPEADAVRGAGVKA, encoded by the coding sequence ATGACCACGATTTTGGGCATCGAAAGCTCGTGCGACGAGACGGCGGCCGCGCTGGTAACCGGCGACCGCACGATCCTTGCGCAGCGCATCGCCTCGCAGGACGAGGCGCACCGGCCCTATGGCGGTGTCGTGCCCGAGATCGCCGCGCGTGCCCATGCCGAACGGCTGGCCCCGCTGATCGAGGCGACGCTGGCCGACGCCGGCATGACGCTGGACGATGTCGACGCGATTGCCGCCACCGCCGGGCCGGGGCTGATCGGCGGGGTGATGGTCGGCCTGGTCACCGCCAAGGCGCTGGCGATGGCGACCGGCAAGCCGCTGATCGCGATCAACCACCTTGAAGGCCACGCCCTCTCGCCGCGTCTGGCCGATGGCGATTTGCAATATCCCTACCTGCTGCTGCTGGTCTCGGGCGGACACTGCCAGATCCTGCTGGTCGAAGGCGTGGGCAAGTTCCGCCGCCTCGCCACCACCATCGACGATGCGCTGGGCGAGGCTTTCGACAAGTCCGCCAAGCTGCTCGGCCTCGGCTATCCCGGCGGCCCGGCGATGGAGCGGCTGGCGCTGGCGGGCGATGCGAAAAAAGTGCCGCTGCCGCGCCCGCTCAAGGGTTCGGACGAGCCGCACTTCTCGTTTGCCGGGCTCAAGAGCGCGGTGATGCGCGCCAAGCAGTCGGGCCAGTACAGCGATGCCGATATCGCCGCCTCCTTCCAGCAGGCCGCGATCGACTGCCTGATCGACCGTGCGCGCCGGGCACTGGCGGCGGCGGGGCCGGTGAATGCGCTGGTCGTGGCCGGCGGCGTTGCGGCCAACAAGGCGATCCGCGGCGCGCTGGAGGCGCTGGCGTCCGAACACGATCTCGATTTCGTGGCGCCGCCGCTGGCGCTGTGCACCGACAATGCGGCAATGATCGCCTGGGCCGGGGCGGAGCGTTTTGCGCTCGGCCAGTCGGACCCGCTCGACGTGGCCGCGCGGCCGCGCTGGCCGCTCGATCCCGAAGCCGATGCCGTGCGCGGCGCCGGGGTCAAGGCGTGA
- a CDS encoding OmpA family protein, with translation MNPRRASIVAAGAALCLALSFVSTRFEGPAFIDGLAGQALAVRDAAGGQAVSVDFRDRYGWLTRHPVLRGGQKLNDATRSRVAAAVAEVPGIGGVSWGGQESPSAKLRCQDDVEAILATRSIRFTEASAQIDPQSARLLNEVAQALRPCVGSIIAVTGHTDAGGITEANVALSRARAEAVRWALIGRGIPADGLRATGVGPKSPIPGLDPYDPANRRIEFSVIASAPVKPTPIDTPGPS, from the coding sequence ATGAATCCTCGCCGTGCTTCCATCGTCGCCGCCGGCGCCGCGCTCTGCCTTGCCCTCTCGTTCGTTTCCACCCGGTTCGAGGGCCCCGCATTCATCGACGGTCTTGCCGGACAGGCGCTGGCGGTGCGCGATGCGGCGGGCGGGCAGGCGGTCAGTGTCGATTTCCGGGACCGCTACGGCTGGCTGACCCGCCACCCGGTCCTGCGCGGCGGCCAGAAATTGAACGATGCAACGCGCAGCAGGGTGGCCGCCGCGGTGGCCGAAGTGCCGGGCATCGGCGGGGTGAGCTGGGGCGGGCAGGAGAGCCCCTCCGCCAAGCTGCGCTGCCAGGACGACGTCGAGGCGATCCTCGCCACCCGCTCGATCCGCTTCACCGAGGCCAGCGCGCAGATCGATCCGCAGAGCGCGCGGCTGCTCAACGAAGTGGCGCAGGCGCTGCGGCCGTGTGTGGGCAGCATCATCGCGGTGACCGGCCATACCGATGCCGGCGGCATCACCGAGGCCAATGTCGCGCTGTCGCGCGCGCGCGCCGAGGCGGTGCGCTGGGCGCTGATCGGGCGCGGCATCCCGGCCGACGGGCTGCGGGCGACCGGCGTCGGCCCCAAGTCGCCGATCCCGGGGCTCGATCCCTACGACCCCGCCAATCGCCGCATCGAATTCTCGGTGATCGCCTCGGCCCCGGTCAAGCCGACGCCGATCGACACGCCCGGGCCGAGCTGA
- a CDS encoding S10 family peptidase codes for MRTVSLACLALSLALAAGPAATYAADKPAPEGKSSQGEEKKDDSQLAPFPAAKSIKQSAVIGGKTVSYVATVGSLPVKDEKGKTIGEVVYTAYTVPGAPANRPVTFAFNGGPGAASVYLNLGAIGPKRVQFGAQGDAPSDPAVLHDNANSWLDFTDLVFIDPIGTGFSRSRVDAEATKKAFFTSENDIKYLSRIVYDWLNTNGRLTSRKYLAGESYGGYRVPRLAYYLQTQMGVGINGMTLVSPYLDPPAIGDDDGLSPLPWMLNLPAMAAGHLEREGKLSAEAMAPIEQYLKTEYVADFLAGPKDKAATDRLSARVAEITGLDPALVRRMNGRVDIGTYLREIRRDQGLVGSVYDSNFTAFDPFPASARPQYGDPLLTTLIAPTTSAMVDFVTRQVGWKVDARYNALSFEVNEAWDRDNTDNPVKDLRQAISIDPKMTVDIVHGWDDLSCPYFGSRLIISQMPEFGRADRVNLHMYPGGHMFYSRTDSGAALRRDIMASYRAGA; via the coding sequence ATGCGCACCGTTTCCCTCGCCTGCCTGGCGCTTTCGCTCGCCCTCGCCGCAGGCCCGGCCGCCACTTACGCGGCCGACAAGCCTGCTCCCGAAGGTAAATCCAGCCAAGGGGAAGAGAAGAAGGACGACAGCCAGCTCGCGCCTTTCCCCGCGGCGAAGTCGATCAAGCAGTCGGCGGTGATCGGCGGCAAGACCGTGAGCTACGTCGCCACGGTCGGTTCGCTGCCGGTGAAGGACGAGAAGGGCAAGACCATCGGCGAGGTGGTCTACACCGCCTACACGGTGCCCGGCGCCCCCGCCAACCGCCCCGTCACGTTCGCCTTCAACGGCGGCCCCGGCGCGGCCTCGGTCTACCTGAACCTCGGCGCTATCGGCCCCAAGCGCGTGCAGTTCGGCGCGCAGGGCGACGCCCCTTCCGACCCGGCGGTGCTGCACGACAATGCCAACTCGTGGCTGGACTTCACCGACCTCGTCTTCATCGACCCGATCGGCACCGGCTTCTCGCGCAGCCGCGTCGATGCCGAGGCGACCAAGAAGGCGTTCTTCACCTCCGAGAACGACATCAAGTACCTCAGCCGCATCGTCTATGACTGGCTGAACACGAACGGCCGCCTGACCAGCCGCAAGTACCTCGCCGGCGAAAGCTACGGCGGCTACCGCGTGCCGCGCCTCGCCTACTATCTCCAGACCCAGATGGGCGTGGGCATCAACGGCATGACGCTGGTCTCGCCCTATCTCGACCCGCCGGCGATCGGCGACGACGACGGCCTCTCGCCGCTGCCCTGGATGCTCAACCTGCCCGCGATGGCCGCCGGTCATCTCGAGCGCGAGGGCAAGCTCAGCGCCGAGGCCATGGCGCCGATCGAGCAGTACCTGAAGACCGAATACGTCGCCGACTTCCTCGCCGGTCCCAAGGACAAGGCCGCGACAGACCGCCTTTCGGCCAGGGTTGCCGAGATCACCGGGCTCGATCCGGCGCTGGTGCGCCGCATGAACGGGCGTGTCGACATCGGCACGTACTTGCGCGAGATTCGCCGCGACCAGGGCCTGGTCGGCTCGGTCTACGATTCGAACTTCACCGCGTTCGACCCGTTCCCGGCCAGCGCCCGCCCGCAATACGGCGACCCGCTGCTGACCACGCTGATCGCGCCCACCACCTCGGCGATGGTCGACTTCGTGACCCGTCAGGTCGGCTGGAAGGTCGATGCGCGCTACAACGCGCTGTCGTTCGAGGTGAACGAGGCCTGGGACCGCGACAACACCGACAACCCGGTGAAGGACCTGCGCCAGGCGATCTCGATCGATCCGAAGATGACCGTCGACATCGTCCACGGCTGGGACGACCTCTCGTGCCCCTATTTCGGCTCGCGCCTGATCATCTCGCAGATGCCCGAGTTCGGCCGCGCGGACCGCGTGAACCTGCACATGTACCCGGGCGGTCACATGTTCTACTCGCGCACCGACAGCGGCGCGGCGCTGCGCCGCGACATCATGGCAAGCTATCGCGCCGGGGCGTGA
- a CDS encoding uroporphyrinogen-III synthase, which yields MRPAPGAEATCLAARALGLEAEAFPLFAVHPLRWEAPARTEVDALLLGSANALRHGGADLARYRGLPAYAVGETTAAAARAAGLDVVRTGTGGLQGLLGQIDPAHRRLLRLAGRERISLEIPPHVTVLTREVYASQALPLPGALAARLRAPCLVLLHSAEAARHFARLCDSAGIVRSQIHVTALGPRIAAAAGTGWAGIAAAPTATDAALLALAKELCQGFTPGS from the coding sequence GTGCGGCCCGCGCCCGGCGCCGAGGCCACCTGCCTGGCGGCACGGGCATTGGGGCTGGAGGCGGAAGCGTTCCCGCTCTTTGCGGTGCATCCGCTGCGCTGGGAGGCTCCGGCGCGCACGGAAGTCGACGCCTTGCTGCTCGGCAGCGCCAATGCCCTGCGCCATGGCGGGGCGGACCTCGCGCGCTATCGCGGCCTGCCCGCCTATGCCGTGGGCGAAACCACGGCGGCCGCGGCCCGCGCGGCCGGCCTCGACGTGGTGCGCACCGGCACGGGGGGACTGCAAGGACTGCTCGGGCAAATCGATCCGGCACATCGCCGCCTTTTGCGGCTGGCCGGTCGCGAGCGTATTTCCCTTGAAATACCGCCTCATGTCACGGTGCTGACCCGCGAGGTCTATGCCAGCCAGGCCCTGCCCCTGCCCGGCGCCCTGGCGGCGCGGCTCCGCGCCCCGTGCCTCGTGCTGCTCCATTCCGCCGAGGCGGCGCGCCATTTCGCCCGCTTATGCGACAGCGCCGGAATAGTCCGCAGCCAGATCCACGTCACCGCGCTCGGTCCGCGCATTGCCGCCGCCGCCGGAACCGGCTGGGCCGGGATCGCTGCCGCACCCACAGCCACCGATGCCGCATTGCTGGCCTTGGCCAAAGAGTTGTGCCAAGGGTTTACGCCGGGATCGTGA